A window of Zingiber officinale cultivar Zhangliang chromosome 5A, Zo_v1.1, whole genome shotgun sequence contains these coding sequences:
- the LOC121983294 gene encoding protein LURP-one-related 5-like, producing the protein MRHGQTLCVRELKSMESWPETCSTSSAPARRLTVWRKSLLFNSHGYTVFDDADGRIVFRVDNYAHDWRRHTLLMDSHGNVLLTIRRCRPNILNLRESWKVYEGDEDTQTMSKDERLRPLFKATKHLGSSSCTISMFADCGSVKSLGGYRMSWSREKEWSKIYQADPNTLVAEVSRKYGSSVTKNLLDKDVLALTVHPGMDQALTMAMIMITNSMSE; encoded by the exons ATGCGGCACGGACAGACACTCTGCGTGCGGGAGCTCAAAAGCATGGAATCGTGGCCGGAGACGTGCAGCACCTCGTCGGCGCCGGCGAGGCGGCTGACGGTGTGGCGCAAGTCGCTGCTGTTCAACAGCCACGGGTACACGGTGTTCGACGACGCCGACGGCCGCATCGTCTTCCGCGTCGACAACTACGCCCACGACTGGCGCCGCCACACCCTCCTCATGGACTCCCACGGCAACGTCCTCCTCACCATCCGCCGCTGCCGCCCCAAC ATACTGAACTTGAGGGAGAGTTGGAAGGTCTACGAGGGAGATGAAGATACACAAACAATGAGCAAGGATGAGAGGCTTAGGCCACTGTTCAAGGCGACCAAACACTTGGGGAGTTCGAGTTGCACCATCTCCATGTTCGCGGACTGTGGATCGGTTAAATCGTTAGGCGGCTATCGAATGAGTTGGTCGAGAGAGAAGGAATGGTCCAAGATATATCAAGCTGATCCAAACACACTTGTAGCTGAG GTGAGTAGGAAGTATGGATCATCGGTGACGAAGAATTTACTCGACAAAGATGTTCTCGCGCTGACGGTGCACCCGGGAATGGATCAAGCTCTAACAATGGCCATGATTATGATAACGAATTCAATGAGTGAGTAG